A single window of Lutzomyia longipalpis isolate SR_M1_2022 chromosome 1, ASM2433408v1 DNA harbors:
- the LOC129787118 gene encoding NAD(P) transhydrogenase, mitochondrial-like gives MTGGVLRLCTLSGQHLLRIPRPIHPLRLFSGSVKLLQKDGKPVEAIKGIEYKNLTIGCPKERWNNERRVAMTPAVAATLIKKGFNVNVESGAGLEAKFRDEDYKQAGAKIVDSKGIYNADILLKVRQPTQEEVPLLKPESTLISFLYPAQNKDLINELGKRKINAFAMDCIPRISRAQVFDALSSMANIAGYRAVIEAANYFPRFFTGQITAAGKVPPAKILVIGGGVAGLAAIGQARGMGAIVRAFDTRSVVKEQVESMGAEFLTINIEEEGGTAGGYSKEMSKAFIDAEHALFAKQCKEVDVIITTALIPGKKAPVLILEEHVKSMKPGSVIVDLAAEAGGNVATTVPGQVKVIHDVVHVGITDLASRLPTQSSTLYANNISKFLLSMGEKNHFDIRLEDEVVRGSIVLRNGELMWPPPVIPVSAQAAPAAETKAPAKVEPVPEDPFQKQLKSSLTYTAGLASLLALGVASPNPAFTTMMTTFGLSGIVGYHTVWGVTPALHSPLMSVTNAISGITAVGGLLLMGGGVTPSNTIESLAAGAALISFINIFGGFLVTQRMLDMFKRPGDPPEYNMLFGIPAAAFLGGYGYAAVAGFPEIHQMAYLASSLCCVGALAGLSSQKTSRLGNTLGMIGVTGGIAATLGHMAPSNEVLMQMGGVAALGGTLGSIIAKKIQITDLPQLVAGFHSLVGLAAVLTCVATYMHDFPNLATDPAANVLRTALFLGTYIGGVTFSGSLVAYGKLQGVLSSNPLLLPGRHWINGGLLAGNALAMGMFYMEPTMAGGLGLLGATSLMSTAMGVTLTAAIGGADMPVVITVLNSYSGWALCAEGFMLNNNLMTIVGALIGSSGAILSYIMCKAMNRSLPNVILGGYGTSSTGGGKAMEITGTHTEVNVDGCVEMIRNAKNIIITPGYGLCVAKAQYPIAEMVNILKSRGKKVRFGIHPVAGRMPGQLNVLLAEAGVPYDDVLEMDEINDDFSETDLVLVIGANDTVNSAAEDDPNSIIAGMPVLRVWKSDQVVVMKRSLGVGYAAVDNPIFYKPNTSMLLGDAKKTCDALLAKIKEEEN, from the exons ATGACGGGTGGCGTCTTGAGACTCTGCACACTCAGTGGGCAGCATCTTTTGCGTATTCCGCGCCCTATTCATCCTCTGCGCCTCTTTTCGGGCTCTGTGAAGCTCCTGCAGAAGGATGGGAAGCCCGTGGAAGCCATCAAGGGGATTGAGTacaaaaatctcacaattGGCTGCCCCAAGGAGCGATGGAACAACGAGAGACG TGTTGCCATGACTCCAGCTGTGGCTGCAACGCTCATCAAGAAAGGTTTTAATGTAAATGTCGAATCCGGTGCTGGATTGGAGGCAAAATTCCGCGATGAAGACTACAAACAGGCTGGAGCGAAAATTGTCGACTCCAAGGGGATCTACAATGCAGACATCCTCCTCAAAGTCCGTCAACCAACACAGGAAGAAGTTCCTCTACTGAAACCCGAATCCACACTCATCTCCTTCCTCTATCCAGCACAGAATAAGGATCTCATAAATGAATTGGGAAAACGGAAGATTAATGCATTTG ccaTGGATTGTATCCCGCGTATTTCTCGTGCTCAAGTCTTTGACGCTCTGAGTTCAATGGCCAACATTGCAGGCTATCGAGCTGTTATTGAGGCTGCCAACTACTTCCCGCGCTTCTTCACAGGTCAGATCACTGCTGCTGGTAAAGTCCCACCTGCCAAGATCCTCGTTATCGGTGGCGGTGTAGCTGGTTTAGCTGCAATTGGTCAAGCACGTGGTATGGGCGCCATTGTGCGAGCCTTCGACACGAGATCCGTTGTCAAGGAGCAAGTTGAGAGTATGGGAGCGGAATTCCTGACCATCAACATTGAGGAAGAAGGAGGAACTGCTGGTGGCTACAGCAAAGAAATGAGCAAAGCCTTCATCGATGCAGAACACGCTCTATTCGCGAAGCAGTGCAAAGAAGTCGATGTGATCATTACAACTGCCCTGATTCCCGGAAAGAAAGCCCCCGTGCTGATCCTTGAGGAACACGTGAAGTCCATGAAGCCAGGAAGTGTCATTGTGGATTTAGCTGCCGAGGCAGGAGGAAATGTCGCCACAACTGTTCCAGGGCAGGTTAAAGTGATTCACGATGTTGTTCACGTTGGTATCACAGATCTGGCCAGCAGACTCCCAACACAAAGCTCCACTCTGTACGCCAATAACATCAGCAAATTCCTCCTATCAATGGGAGAGAAGAATCACTTTGATATTCGCCTAGAGGATGAGGTTGTTCGTGGTTCCATTGTGTTGCGCAATGGTGAACTCATGTGGCCACCACCAGTCATCCCCGTGTCCGCTCAAGCTGCCCCTGCTGCTGAAACAAAAGCCCCAGCAAAGGTTGAACCCGTTCCGGAGGATCCCTTCCAGAAGCAGCTGAAGAGTAGTCTCACCTACACCGCTGGCTTGGCGTCTCTCCTTGCTCTCGGAGTTGCATCCCCCAATCCCGCTTTCACCACAATGATGACCACATTTGGTTTGTCGGGAATTGTGGGCTACCACACTGTGTGGGGCGTCACACCGGCTCTCCATTCACCCCTCATGTCCGTCACGAATGCCATTTCGGGCATCACTGCCGTCGGAGGACTCCTGCTGATGGGCGGCGGAGTTACTCCATCAAACACAATCGAATCCTTGGCTGCTGGTGCAGCTCTCATCTCATTCATCAACATCTTCGGTGGATTCCTCGTCACCCAGCGCATGCTGGACATGTTCAAACGTCCTGGAGATCCACCAGAGTACAACATGCTCTTCGGCATTCCCGCAGCCGCCTTCCTCGGAGGCTATGGATACGCCGCTGTTGCC GGCTTCCCTGAAATCCATCAAATGGCTTACCTGGCTTCTAGTTTGTGCTGCGTTGGGGCTCTTGCAGGGCTCTCGTCACAGAAGACATCACGTCTGGGCAATACTCTGGGCATGATTGGCGTCACGGGTGGAATTGCCGCTACTCTTGGCCACATGGCACCCTCCAATGAAGTCCTCATGCAGATGGGTGGTGTTGCTGCTCTTGGCGGAACTTTGGGCAGCATAATTGCCAAGAAGATCCAAATTACGGATCTTCCCCAGCTTGTTGCTGGCTTCCACAGTCTCGTGGGATTGGCAGCTGTCCTCACGTGCGTCGCCACGTATATGCACGACTTCCCGAATCTGGCAACTGATCCTGCGGCCAATGTGTTGAGGACAGCCCTCTTCCTGGGCACATACATCGGTGGAGTGACCTTCAGTGGCTCCCTCGTGGCCTATGGCAAGCTCCAGGGCGTTCTCAGCTCAAACCCCCTCTTGCTTCCGGGTAGACATTGGATCAATGGTGGTCTCCTTGCTGGCAATGCTCTGGCCATGGGAATGTTCTACATGGAACCAACAATGGCCGGCGGATTGGGACTCCTTGGAGCCACATCCTTGATGTCCACCGCAATGGGAGTCACCCTGACTGCTGCTATTGGTGGTGCTGACATGCCCGTGGTCATCACAGTGCTCAACTCCTATTCCGGCTGGGCACTCTGTGCTGAAGGATTTATGCTCAATAATAACTTGATGACCATCGTGGGAGCTCTCATTGGATCCTCTGGTGCCATCCTGTCGTACATCATGTGCAAAGCCATGAATCGTTCCCTGCCAAATGTCATTCTCGGTGGCTACGGCACCAGTTCCACAGGCGGTGGAAAAGCCATGGAGATCACTGGAACGCACACGGAAGTCAATGTGGACGGGTGCGTTGAGATGATCAGAAATGCCAAGAATATCATCATCACTCCCGGATATGGGCTCTGTGTGGCCAAGGCACAGTACCCCATTGCTGAGATGGTTAACATTCTCAAGAGTCGCGGCAAGAAGGTTCGATTCGGTATTCATCCAGTGGCTGGAAGAATGCCCGGACAGCTGAATGTTCTCCTCGCCGAAGCTGGAGTCCCGTACGACGATGTGCTGGAGATGGATGAGATTAACGATGATTTCTCAGAGACAGACTTGGTGCTGGTTATTGGGGCCAATGATACAGTCAACAGTGCTGCTGAAGATGATCCAAATTCCATCATTGCCGGCATGCCCGTTCTGCGGGTCTGGAAGTCCGATCAG GTCGTCGTTATGAAACGATCTCTGGGCGTTGGCTATGCCGCTGTGGACAATCCAATCTTCTACAAGCCAAACACATCGATGCTGTTGGGCGACGCCAAGAAAACTTGTGATGCGCTTCTGGCGAAAATCAAGGAGGAGGAGAattag